In the Malania oleifera isolate guangnan ecotype guangnan chromosome 1, ASM2987363v1, whole genome shotgun sequence genome, one interval contains:
- the LOC131167269 gene encoding uncharacterized protein LOC131167269, translated as MKNQILQRCGNVEEADKLLKSWGQNPKLCYDFWRDNEAKVPWFKEVWKCGCTPKYAFTLWLGIKGKLLTSDKVYGDDVDRSCVLCGKECETMDHIFFKCDFTSYVWNNLRRWMGIRRDMSTLKAALKWLHKEAKGNGMHSVGKKICLATTVYFIWHFRNKRRFDGMSISANDMIQVIQRHTYRTVFDRYGLHAIK; from the coding sequence atgaaaaatcaaatACTTCAGAGATGTGGGAATGTGGAGGAAGCGGATAAACTGCTCAAGTCTTGGGGGCAGAATCCCAAATTGTGTTATGATTTTTGGAGGGATAATGAAGCAAAAGTTCCATGGTTTAAAGAGGTGTGGAAATGTGGTTGTACACCCAAATATGCTTTCACCTTGTGGCTTGGCATTAAAGGCAAGCTACTCACCAGTGACAAAGTGTATGGGGATGATGTTGATCGTTCTTGCGTTCTTTGTGGTAAGGAATGTGAGACTATGGACCATATTTTCTTTAAATGTGATTTCACCTCATATGTTTGGAATAATCTGAGAAGGTGGATGGGGATAAGGAGAGATATGTCTACTTTGAAAGCCGCCCTAAAATGGTTACACAAGGAGGCTAAAGGCAATGGGATGCACTCTGTAGGGAAGAAGATCTGCTTAGCTACCACAGTGTACTTCATTTGGCACTTCAGGAACAAGAGGAGGTTTGATGGCATGTCTATTTCTGCCAATGATATGATCCAGGTGATCCAGAGACACACTTACAGAACTGTTTTTGATAGATATGGACTCCATGCTATTAAGTGA